From Thermotoga sp. Ku-13t, the proteins below share one genomic window:
- a CDS encoding 16S rRNA (uracil(1498)-N(3))-methyltransferase translates to MPHLFYGKPDGEFIVLDAHETQHLKVVRFGEKQEVFITDGEGKLYRCQILKIGKNESIAQIIESKERREKILPVTLCVASQHWERLRWLVEKAVEVGTAKIVVYKPSRGRSYSDKVEKIKLVIRNAAKQCARCRFPELQVLDNLDLPVEPSQTFVLHQSGEPLTLAEAARYKNIVVGPEGDFSESELKSLRSRYKLFSLGETIFRFETAALLVMGLMYFLNDPLEEGWS, encoded by the coding sequence TTGCCCCACCTCTTTTACGGAAAACCGGATGGAGAATTCATCGTTCTGGATGCGCACGAAACACAGCATTTGAAGGTCGTCAGGTTCGGGGAAAAGCAAGAGGTATTCATCACGGATGGGGAAGGCAAACTGTACCGTTGCCAGATTCTGAAGATAGGGAAGAACGAATCCATCGCGCAAATAATAGAGTCTAAAGAGAGAAGAGAAAAAATACTGCCAGTGACCCTGTGCGTGGCATCGCAGCACTGGGAGAGGCTCAGGTGGCTCGTTGAAAAAGCGGTCGAGGTTGGAACAGCGAAGATCGTGGTTTACAAACCAAGCCGGGGTAGATCCTACAGCGACAAGGTAGAGAAGATAAAACTCGTGATCAGAAACGCCGCAAAACAGTGCGCAAGATGCAGATTTCCAGAGCTTCAGGTCCTAGATAATCTGGATCTACCCGTGGAACCATCGCAGACGTTCGTGCTCCACCAGTCCGGCGAGCCTTTGACCTTGGCAGAAGCAGCCCGATACAAAAACATTGTCGTGGGCCCGGAGGGTGATTTCTCCGAATCGGAACTGAAATCGCTACGCTCCAGATACAAACTCTTCAGCCTGGGGGAAACCATCTTTCGGTTTGAGACCGCGGCCCTGCTCGTTATGGGTTTGATGTATTTTCTCAACGATCCTCTTGAGGAGGGATGGTCATGA
- a CDS encoding hotdog domain-containing protein → MKAMLRVRMSEHDAHYAGGLVDGAKILQLMGDVATELLIRHDGDEGLLRAYESVEFLKPVLAGDFLEVYGEIVEVGNTSRKMKFEVYKVITSAQIPEQPSACDVLDPPLLVAKAVAVCVVPKDRQRRSR, encoded by the coding sequence ATGAAGGCAATGCTGAGGGTACGCATGAGCGAGCACGATGCACATTACGCGGGAGGGTTGGTCGACGGTGCAAAGATATTGCAACTCATGGGAGACGTTGCGACGGAGCTTCTGATCAGGCACGACGGCGATGAAGGTTTGTTGAGAGCCTACGAGAGTGTGGAGTTCCTCAAGCCCGTGCTCGCGGGAGATTTTCTCGAAGTGTACGGTGAAATCGTCGAAGTTGGTAACACCTCGCGAAAGATGAAGTTTGAAGTTTACAAGGTGATCACCAGTGCACAGATTCCAGAACAACCCTCAGCCTGCGACGTGCTCGATCCACCTTTGCTGGTCGCGAAGGCTGTGGCCGTGTGTGTGGTTCCAAAAGATAGACAGAGGAGGTCAAGGTGA
- the serS gene encoding serine--tRNA ligase has translation MLDIRLFRENAEKVRIALKNRNYDPSIVDEIVSLDTRVRSLTNEVNQLRAQRNSISKRVAQAKARGDEQEANQLMEEGKKIGERIDTIEKELDEVKEKLNRLMLYVPNIPHESVPIGPDETHNVEVRRWGEPRKFDFEPKAHWDLGPQLGLMDFDRAAKLSGSRFTVMYSAFARLERALINFMLDLHTKEHGYTEVWVPHLVKRSTMTITGQLPKFEEEAYRIDSDDLFLIPTAEVPLVALRADEILEEKQLPLLYTAYTPCYRREAGSYGKDVRGMIRQHQFDKVELVWLTTPERSFEDLETLVRHAEEVLRRLELPYRVVLLCTGDMGFGAAKTYDIEVWLPSYNAYKEISSCSNDTDFQARRGNIRYRRKDGKLDYVHTLNGSGVAIGRTLVAIMENYQRPDGRIDVPKALQPYLGCEVIP, from the coding sequence TTGTTAGACATACGTTTGTTCAGAGAAAACGCTGAAAAGGTGAGGATCGCCCTGAAAAACAGAAACTACGATCCCTCCATCGTTGACGAGATCGTCTCGCTGGACACGAGAGTGAGATCGCTCACGAACGAGGTGAACCAGCTGAGGGCTCAGAGGAACAGCATCTCAAAGCGCGTCGCCCAGGCCAAAGCCCGCGGCGATGAGCAGGAAGCAAACCAGCTGATGGAAGAGGGAAAAAAGATAGGTGAACGCATCGACACAATCGAGAAAGAACTGGATGAAGTGAAAGAGAAGCTGAACAGGCTGATGCTCTACGTGCCGAACATCCCGCACGAATCTGTGCCGATCGGACCGGATGAGACACACAATGTCGAGGTCAGAAGGTGGGGAGAACCGAGGAAGTTCGATTTCGAACCCAAGGCGCACTGGGACCTGGGACCCCAGCTGGGCCTGATGGACTTCGACAGGGCCGCAAAACTCTCTGGTTCGAGGTTCACGGTGATGTACTCCGCATTCGCAAGGCTCGAGCGCGCGCTCATCAATTTCATGCTCGATCTCCACACCAAAGAACACGGCTACACCGAAGTCTGGGTGCCGCACCTGGTCAAGCGCAGCACGATGACGATCACGGGCCAGCTACCAAAGTTCGAAGAAGAGGCGTACAGGATAGATTCGGACGATCTGTTCCTGATACCAACGGCTGAGGTGCCCCTGGTCGCCCTCAGGGCCGATGAGATCCTGGAAGAGAAGCAGCTTCCTTTGCTCTACACGGCGTACACACCCTGCTACAGGAGGGAAGCGGGCAGCTACGGTAAGGATGTGCGAGGCATGATAAGGCAGCACCAGTTCGACAAGGTCGAGCTCGTCTGGTTGACGACACCCGAGCGCTCCTTTGAAGATCTGGAAACGCTCGTCAGGCACGCGGAGGAAGTGCTCAGGAGGCTCGAGTTGCCCTACAGGGTGGTGCTGCTGTGCACTGGCGACATGGGTTTCGGCGCGGCGAAGACCTACGATATAGAAGTCTGGTTGCCCTCGTACAACGCGTACAAAGAGATCTCCTCGTGCAGCAACGATACCGACTTTCAGGCACGGAGGGGGAACATCCGATACAGAAGAAAAGACGGAAAGCTCGATTACGTCCACACATTGAACGGTTCGGGCGTGGCAATCGGGAGGACGCTGGTGGCGATCATGGAAAACTACCAGAGGCCAGACGGAAGGATAGACGTTCCGAAAGCGTTGCAGCCATACTTAGGTTGCGAGGTGATCCCCTGA
- a CDS encoding cytochrome c biogenesis CcdA family protein, producing MVITLTQVDVWTALAHGFVSFLSPCALPLLPSFLALLFYDKKSALLRIIGFFLGLSATFASLGALSGTLGGFFDKNLLRYIAGALVIVMSVLFLLQIQLFKPRAVKLNRFKAGGIFSGIGLGLGVGLVWIPCASPVLASILAIAATKGTALRGALLLFIYSLGISIPFLTIGGILSKLLSRVSFKTPLWERVLKYATSVLLLVLGLLILTGNAFV from the coding sequence ATGGTGATCACGCTCACCCAGGTGGATGTCTGGACGGCTTTAGCTCACGGTTTCGTATCCTTTCTGAGCCCGTGCGCTTTGCCACTGCTTCCATCTTTCCTCGCACTGCTGTTCTACGATAAGAAAAGCGCACTCTTGAGGATTATCGGCTTTTTCTTGGGCCTTTCTGCCACGTTCGCGAGTTTGGGGGCCCTGTCTGGAACGCTCGGTGGTTTCTTCGATAAAAACCTGCTCCGTTACATCGCAGGCGCACTGGTCATCGTTATGTCGGTTCTGTTTCTGCTTCAAATACAGCTCTTCAAACCGAGGGCCGTCAAGCTCAACAGGTTCAAAGCGGGTGGAATCTTCTCAGGTATCGGTCTGGGGCTCGGTGTGGGACTGGTGTGGATTCCCTGTGCGAGTCCGGTGCTCGCATCCATCCTTGCCATCGCTGCCACCAAAGGCACAGCGTTGAGAGGAGCGCTGTTACTCTTCATCTACTCGCTTGGTATCTCTATACCGTTTTTGACGATCGGAGGGATCTTATCGAAGCTTCTGAGCAGGGTGAGTTTCAAAACCCCTCTGTGGGAAAGGGTATTGAAGTACGCAACGAGCGTTCTACTTTTAGTCCTTGGGCTGCTCATTCTCACAGGAAACGCATTCGTATGA
- a CDS encoding 3-keto-5-aminohexanoate cleavage protein, whose product MDKLIITVAVCGAEVTRKDTPYIPITPEEIAQQTYEAYLAGASIVHLHVRDENGNPTQDPEIFKRTVRLIRQKCPDIIVQVSTGGAVWMTPEERLQSLEADPDMATLTTGTVNFGNDVFYNSMPMIEKFASVMKEKGIMPEFECFDLGHINNAMVLVKKGLVQGHLHFDFVMGVPGGIAANARNLVTMVDSLPPGATWSVVGIGRHEFPMAAMAIVMGGHVRVGLEDNIYIEKGALAKSNAELVEKVVRLARELGRPIATAKEAREILQLGERKR is encoded by the coding sequence ATGGATAAGCTGATCATAACGGTTGCCGTCTGTGGGGCTGAAGTCACGAGGAAAGACACACCTTACATTCCCATCACACCCGAAGAAATCGCCCAGCAAACGTACGAAGCCTACCTGGCGGGTGCTTCCATAGTCCATCTGCACGTGAGAGATGAAAACGGCAATCCAACCCAGGATCCCGAGATTTTCAAGAGGACCGTTCGGTTGATAAGGCAGAAGTGTCCCGACATCATAGTCCAGGTTTCCACTGGCGGTGCCGTCTGGATGACGCCCGAGGAAAGGTTGCAATCTCTTGAAGCCGACCCGGATATGGCCACGCTCACCACGGGGACTGTGAACTTCGGAAACGACGTGTTCTACAACAGCATGCCGATGATAGAGAAGTTCGCCTCCGTCATGAAAGAGAAGGGTATCATGCCCGAGTTCGAGTGTTTCGATCTGGGCCACATAAACAACGCCATGGTACTCGTCAAAAAGGGACTGGTTCAGGGGCATCTTCACTTCGATTTCGTGATGGGAGTTCCAGGGGGGATCGCCGCAAACGCGAGGAACCTCGTGACGATGGTGGACAGTCTTCCACCGGGCGCAACCTGGTCCGTGGTCGGTATAGGCAGGCACGAGTTTCCCATGGCGGCGATGGCGATAGTCATGGGTGGCCACGTGAGGGTCGGTCTGGAAGACAACATTTACATAGAGAAGGGAGCGCTCGCCAAATCCAACGCCGAGCTCGTGGAAAAGGTCGTGAGGCTGGCCAGAGAACTTGGCAGGCCCATCGCAACGGCTAAGGAAGCGAGAGAAATTCTGCAACTTGGGGAGAGAAAAAGATGA
- a CDS encoding HD domain-containing phosphohydrolase: MKRAVALFCLLFATLCFCEQVRFVSGDFYPPFIYRNERQEVVGISVEILKAIEKASDLRFDVELMPFSEALKFVETGQADMINLIFKTPEREKIFLFSKPILKIQSLVWLRKELKVKDFKDLSAFVVGVIEGDANEILLRQKNPSIMFKRFESFEQLIQAVENREIDAFLMEDLTASYYLIKHDLYHLFESLPPVSVEWAYFAFARTKPQLVEKFNAALDRLAKGEIERIINLFVKPRFFVPAWLWWVILIGSVGTFSIFMVLILINKRLERLVTLRTEELRKKNEELQASYEEIEAMNQELQAANQELDAMNQELRATNEELGTMNQELMNLNKQLEEKTKEAERFQKGFQDVLDLTNRLTFETIQEKEFLLSVLKTFKDYLPASRTAGVVLRSVSEPGRTLVCFTNEKDPVIQRIDESFDFTSESARAEILKTLAQFCAKKEPSGAEFVPITSQDTVHGVLLYSSEGVSAVEKQYVEKFARFIATLLSLRSYMREQGIFQKRLLSVVVKALEYYDYYTRGHSENVARYASLFAESLGLDRSIIRRLFWAGMVHDVGKIFVPQQILSKNGLLSVEEYELVKIHPVKSFELLNEAGLEEIAKIARHHHERYDGKGYPDGLMADAIPFESRILAVADAFDAMTTNRPYKRAMTLEEAILEIERCSGSQFDPHLAEAFVKLLREKSGLFLKKG; encoded by the coding sequence GTGAAAAGGGCGGTTGCGTTGTTCTGTCTTCTCTTCGCTACGCTTTGTTTCTGCGAGCAGGTGAGGTTCGTCAGCGGTGATTTCTACCCTCCGTTCATTTACAGAAACGAGCGGCAAGAAGTGGTGGGTATCTCGGTGGAAATACTGAAAGCTATAGAGAAGGCTTCGGATCTGAGGTTCGACGTCGAATTGATGCCTTTCTCTGAAGCTCTGAAATTCGTGGAAACGGGACAGGCAGACATGATCAATCTGATCTTCAAAACGCCAGAAAGAGAGAAGATATTTTTGTTCTCGAAACCCATCCTGAAAATTCAAAGTCTCGTGTGGCTCAGGAAAGAGCTGAAAGTGAAAGATTTCAAAGATCTGAGCGCTTTCGTTGTGGGGGTCATCGAAGGCGATGCGAACGAAATCCTTTTGAGACAGAAGAACCCTTCGATCATGTTCAAACGCTTCGAAAGTTTCGAGCAGCTGATCCAGGCCGTTGAAAACAGAGAAATAGACGCTTTCCTCATGGAAGATCTCACGGCGAGTTACTATCTCATAAAGCACGATCTCTATCATTTGTTCGAAAGTTTGCCACCAGTTTCTGTCGAATGGGCGTACTTTGCCTTTGCCCGAACGAAACCACAGCTCGTGGAAAAGTTCAACGCGGCCCTAGACCGATTGGCGAAGGGAGAGATAGAGAGGATCATCAACCTCTTCGTCAAGCCCAGGTTTTTCGTTCCGGCCTGGTTGTGGTGGGTCATACTGATCGGCTCGGTGGGTACTTTCTCAATTTTCATGGTTCTGATTCTCATCAACAAACGTTTGGAGCGTCTGGTCACCCTGCGCACGGAGGAATTGAGGAAGAAGAACGAAGAACTTCAAGCTTCCTACGAAGAGATCGAGGCGATGAACCAGGAACTGCAGGCGGCCAACCAGGAACTCGACGCCATGAACCAAGAACTCAGAGCGACGAACGAGGAACTCGGAACGATGAACCAGGAACTGATGAACCTCAACAAGCAGCTGGAGGAAAAGACAAAGGAGGCGGAACGTTTCCAGAAGGGTTTCCAGGACGTTCTCGATCTGACCAACAGATTGACCTTCGAAACGATCCAGGAAAAGGAGTTCCTGCTGTCGGTTCTGAAGACGTTCAAGGATTATTTGCCAGCTTCCAGGACCGCTGGAGTTGTACTGAGATCTGTCAGTGAACCTGGCAGAACGCTGGTGTGTTTCACGAACGAAAAAGATCCGGTGATTCAGAGGATCGATGAAAGTTTCGATTTCACGTCTGAGTCCGCGCGTGCCGAAATTCTGAAAACGCTCGCACAGTTTTGTGCTAAGAAAGAACCATCTGGCGCTGAATTCGTACCGATCACTTCTCAAGACACTGTGCACGGTGTTCTGCTCTATTCTTCTGAGGGTGTGAGCGCTGTTGAGAAACAGTACGTTGAGAAGTTCGCACGCTTCATTGCCACGCTGCTCTCTCTGAGAAGCTACATGAGAGAGCAAGGGATATTCCAGAAAAGGCTTCTGAGCGTCGTCGTCAAGGCGCTCGAGTACTACGATTACTACACAAGGGGTCACTCTGAAAACGTTGCGCGTTACGCGAGTCTGTTTGCAGAAAGTCTCGGGCTCGACAGGAGTATCATAAGACGTCTGTTCTGGGCGGGCATGGTACACGATGTGGGCAAGATCTTCGTGCCACAACAGATTCTGAGCAAGAATGGTTTGCTCTCGGTTGAAGAGTACGAGCTTGTGAAGATACATCCAGTCAAAAGCTTCGAGCTACTGAACGAGGCGGGATTGGAAGAGATCGCGAAGATCGCAAGGCACCACCACGAGCGTTACGATGGAAAAGGTTATCCCGATGGCCTTATGGCTGATGCGATACCGTTCGAATCGAGAATCCTGGCTGTGGCCGATGCCTTCGACGCCATGACCACCAACAGACCTTACAAGAGAGCTATGACGCTCGAAGAAGCGATCTTGGAGATCGAACGTTGTAGCGGTTCTCAATTCGATCCGCATCTGGCCGAAGCTTTCGTCAAGCTCTTGAGAGAGAAATCAGGGCTTTTCCTCAAGAAGGGGTAG
- the guaA gene encoding glutamine-hydrolyzing GMP synthase: MRVLILDYGSQYTQLIARVVRELGYYSQVVQLDEDVDVSDVGALILSGGPASVYEPDAPKLPVWFDKYHGKVLGICYGMQLLAHELNGRVERGELAEYGRTEIRIEEEDPIFESVPRETTVWMSHSDVVKVLPEGFRATAYSKNGMIVAASDFQRFWLLQFHPEVRHTQFGRQMLQNFLSKICGLRPNWNLEDFITQKVEELKRELKDKKVIAALSGGVDSSVACVLVHRAVGSNLRCVFVDHGLLRKNEAEEVMRIFKNMLGLNVVKIDARERFLSKLKGVDDPEKKRKIIGEEFIRVFEQEAKSYGATHLVQGTIYSDVIESARSGKKTAAIKSHHNVGGLPERMDLEIVEPLRNLFKDEVRIVGEILGIPRDVVHRQPFPGPGLAVRVVGPVDEEKLDILREADSILIETLKETGWYEKVWQAFAVLLPIRSVGVRGDRRAYDYVLAIRCVDSVEGMTADWSRIPHDVLDLISRRILNSVKRVGRVVYDISSKPPATIEWE; this comes from the coding sequence ATGAGAGTTCTCATACTGGACTACGGTTCACAGTACACCCAGCTCATCGCGCGCGTCGTCAGGGAACTCGGTTACTACAGCCAGGTGGTTCAGCTGGACGAGGATGTGGACGTGTCGGACGTGGGAGCTCTCATTCTCTCCGGAGGACCAGCCAGCGTCTACGAGCCCGATGCACCGAAGCTTCCAGTCTGGTTCGATAAATACCATGGTAAGGTGCTCGGTATCTGTTACGGGATGCAGCTGCTCGCGCACGAGCTCAATGGAAGGGTGGAACGCGGTGAACTCGCAGAGTACGGAAGAACGGAGATCAGGATCGAGGAGGAAGATCCGATCTTCGAATCTGTTCCCAGGGAAACCACGGTCTGGATGAGCCATTCGGACGTGGTGAAGGTTCTGCCCGAGGGTTTCAGAGCGACGGCTTATTCGAAAAACGGTATGATCGTTGCGGCAAGCGATTTTCAAAGGTTCTGGCTGTTGCAGTTTCATCCCGAGGTGCGTCACACCCAGTTCGGAAGGCAGATGCTACAGAACTTTCTCAGCAAGATATGTGGGCTGAGGCCGAACTGGAATCTGGAGGATTTCATCACCCAGAAGGTGGAAGAGCTGAAAAGAGAACTGAAGGACAAGAAGGTAATCGCGGCACTCTCGGGCGGTGTCGATTCCTCCGTGGCATGTGTTTTAGTACACAGAGCGGTTGGATCGAACCTGCGGTGCGTGTTCGTTGACCACGGCCTGCTGAGAAAGAACGAGGCGGAGGAAGTGATGAGAATCTTCAAGAACATGCTCGGGCTCAACGTCGTAAAGATAGACGCAAGAGAGAGATTCTTGAGCAAACTGAAAGGTGTGGACGATCCGGAAAAAAAGAGGAAGATCATAGGCGAAGAATTCATAAGGGTCTTCGAGCAGGAAGCGAAAAGTTACGGTGCGACCCACCTGGTTCAGGGCACGATATATTCCGACGTGATCGAGAGTGCGAGGTCCGGTAAGAAAACCGCGGCGATAAAGAGCCACCACAACGTTGGAGGATTGCCGGAGAGGATGGATCTGGAGATCGTCGAACCTCTGCGAAACCTCTTCAAAGACGAGGTCAGGATCGTCGGAGAGATACTCGGTATCCCCCGCGACGTTGTCCACAGACAGCCTTTTCCAGGTCCAGGGCTCGCAGTGCGTGTTGTGGGCCCCGTCGATGAGGAAAAACTGGACATACTCAGAGAAGCCGACAGCATACTCATCGAGACGCTGAAGGAGACGGGTTGGTACGAGAAGGTCTGGCAGGCCTTCGCGGTGTTGCTGCCGATAAGATCGGTCGGTGTCAGGGGTGACAGGAGGGCGTACGACTACGTGCTCGCGATAAGGTGTGTTGACAGCGTTGAGGGTATGACCGCTGACTGGTCGAGAATTCCGCACGACGTGTTAGACTTGATATCGCGCAGAATCTTGAACAGCGTCAAAAGAGTAGGGAGGGTAGTGTACGACATCAGCTCCAAGCCACCAGCGACGATCGAGTGGGAATAG
- a CDS encoding LptA/OstA family protein, with protein MRKTLAIVLLLTLLVPAVAKTVHIVSNYVKPEKDRAYYEGNVKVEVEEDRLKLVCQSMLVTKLQNEWRLIDATSTFVEFENGEATATNLKYDLKTKTGMLVGNVQAKIIDKGSSDVVFLNTDRLSIDLDKNVFQTGTPVRVVKGKIEASANALFYDRNSGLIKLTGSVVLVDHEKNLKMWADAVEIKTAGDEMSATNAKVELVVEE; from the coding sequence GTGAGAAAAACGCTCGCGATCGTCTTGTTGCTAACCCTTCTGGTCCCGGCGGTCGCCAAAACCGTGCACATCGTTTCTAATTACGTCAAACCCGAAAAGGACAGAGCCTATTACGAAGGGAACGTGAAGGTTGAAGTCGAGGAAGACAGGCTAAAACTCGTCTGCCAATCCATGCTCGTGACGAAGCTGCAGAACGAATGGAGGTTGATCGACGCGACCTCAACGTTCGTGGAATTCGAGAACGGCGAGGCAACGGCGACGAATCTGAAGTACGATCTTAAGACCAAGACGGGTATGCTGGTGGGCAACGTTCAGGCGAAGATCATCGACAAAGGAAGCTCCGACGTCGTCTTTCTCAACACAGACAGACTATCGATCGATCTGGACAAGAACGTTTTTCAGACGGGCACGCCGGTTCGTGTCGTGAAAGGAAAGATCGAAGCATCCGCGAACGCTCTGTTTTACGATAGAAACTCCGGATTGATCAAGCTAACGGGTTCGGTGGTCCTTGTGGACCACGAGAAGAATCTGAAAATGTGGGCCGACGCTGTCGAGATCAAAACCGCTGGCGATGAGATGAGCGCAACGAACGCTAAGGTTGAACTCGTTGTGGAGGAGTGA
- a CDS encoding PEGA domain-containing protein translates to MQKLLMALLLVSQLCIAVTLVTNVPNVEVRLGSILLAVTDRNGVAQFEVSLPATLTLAKPGYLTRSIFLNDPEKTYYVQLQASANLLIESVPDGASVWINGVLVGRTPLEMELEPGNYEIILQKEGFCRTTRSVSLQGHEKKRLRVELSNTPTVQIVSKPAAKLWIQNQFVGETPKSLKLPAGDYQIKLESPDYFSLEQNIRVSDDETQQFEFILAPSARLLVQSNVSHAIVQIDDRVQPQNAVFTDLPLGERTILVKAAGYEERSITVELKQGQNYLYVSLEPKLFRLDIVAPQEALIFVDGKSSGRGPTSVKLSQSIHLIEARLGEKRWMGLVDLSRDEQIEARFDVATVLLLGDRSTVYTVEGITYRPPSLIYLPEGFHTVKIDGRERTIEFSAGKLYTFSPEDLGYLCIFSDSVLECYVNSEFAGLSPVLFYPVKPSVVKVSTIGWEKEVIVEPGKTINIVVGGD, encoded by the coding sequence GAGGTGAGGCTGGGCTCGATCCTGCTTGCCGTGACGGATAGAAACGGCGTCGCGCAGTTCGAGGTGAGCCTGCCAGCAACGCTGACGCTCGCAAAGCCGGGTTATTTGACCAGGTCCATCTTTCTTAACGATCCAGAAAAGACCTACTACGTCCAGCTGCAGGCTTCTGCAAACTTGTTGATCGAGAGTGTGCCGGACGGCGCGTCCGTCTGGATCAATGGAGTCCTGGTGGGTCGAACTCCTCTCGAAATGGAACTCGAGCCGGGAAACTACGAAATAATCCTCCAGAAAGAAGGTTTCTGCAGAACGACAAGGTCCGTATCGCTTCAAGGCCACGAGAAGAAAAGGTTGCGGGTCGAACTGTCAAACACTCCGACGGTGCAGATCGTTTCGAAGCCCGCTGCGAAGCTGTGGATCCAGAACCAGTTCGTCGGTGAAACTCCGAAGAGTTTGAAACTGCCCGCCGGAGATTACCAGATAAAGCTGGAATCGCCGGACTATTTTTCTCTGGAACAAAACATCAGAGTTTCCGACGACGAAACTCAGCAGTTCGAATTCATCCTCGCACCGAGCGCCAGGTTGCTCGTTCAATCGAACGTCTCACACGCGATCGTTCAGATAGACGATCGAGTGCAACCTCAGAACGCGGTTTTCACCGATCTTCCTCTCGGTGAGAGGACGATTCTTGTCAAGGCTGCAGGTTACGAAGAAAGATCGATCACGGTTGAACTCAAGCAGGGACAGAACTACCTTTACGTTTCACTCGAACCGAAACTTTTTCGGCTCGATATCGTTGCGCCACAAGAGGCTTTGATTTTCGTGGATGGAAAGAGCTCCGGGCGTGGTCCAACCAGCGTGAAACTGTCGCAGTCGATCCATCTGATCGAAGCGAGACTCGGTGAGAAAAGGTGGATGGGTCTGGTAGATCTTTCGAGGGACGAACAAATCGAAGCGAGGTTCGATGTGGCGACCGTCCTCCTTCTGGGTGACAGAAGCACCGTCTACACAGTCGAGGGCATCACTTACAGACCGCCATCTTTGATCTATCTGCCTGAAGGTTTCCACACGGTGAAGATCGATGGAAGAGAGAGAACGATCGAATTTTCCGCCGGCAAACTGTACACGTTCTCTCCTGAAGATCTTGGTTATCTTTGCATCTTCAGCGATAGCGTCTTAGAATGCTATGTGAATTCAGAATTTGCAGGCCTCTCACCTGTGTTATTCTATCCAGTGAAACCTTCCGTTGTGAAAGTGAGCACCATCGGCTGGGAAAAAGAAGTGATCGTTGAGCCGGGGAAAACGATCAACATCGTGGTGGGAGGTGATTGA
- a CDS encoding MFS transporter, with protein MSLYLASLIKNFSILNYDMLLQLRMRELSIDLFSISLLSSINSAVGSLATPFWGALSDESKSRKKVLLVAILIALIFLPDYTLARRAIHFFLVAAIFTFFSSAFDPISMAIFVESSKLDNNVIVSLVNAVNSFGLGFGRIVVSPLLGFFSVTQVMLILFFVALTMLYFIKKSVVVPHQRYEVQRTNLQRIFSAISSKHVLKKNNLWAMYLGSFLRQLGIGGTFALIAVYLVEEMNLSRSTTIFLSSANPFMQIPSHFLAAFLMRRIASKYVAVLGMFASGIGALLFVPADSKLTVLVAYAVSGLGFGTFINGATKFVIENVPVNRRAEFLGLLASVRSFGSLFGPLLAGWLATFSFRLVFITMGAVMIAGSIITLNCK; from the coding sequence CTGAGTCTTTACCTTGCCTCTCTGATAAAGAACTTCAGCATTCTGAACTACGACATGCTGCTCCAGCTCAGGATGAGGGAGTTATCCATAGATCTGTTCTCCATAAGCCTGCTGTCGAGTATCAACAGCGCCGTTGGAAGCCTTGCAACACCTTTCTGGGGAGCGCTCAGCGACGAATCCAAAAGCAGGAAGAAAGTCCTCTTAGTGGCGATACTGATCGCTTTGATCTTTCTACCGGATTACACCCTCGCGAGACGGGCCATCCATTTTTTCCTAGTGGCCGCGATCTTCACCTTCTTCTCGAGCGCGTTCGATCCCATCTCGATGGCGATCTTCGTCGAATCTTCCAAGCTCGACAACAACGTGATTGTCAGCCTGGTGAACGCGGTGAACTCCTTCGGACTGGGTTTTGGAAGGATCGTGGTTTCACCCTTGTTGGGATTCTTTTCCGTCACCCAGGTGATGCTGATACTTTTCTTCGTCGCGTTGACGATGTTGTACTTCATCAAGAAATCCGTGGTGGTCCCACACCAGCGATACGAAGTTCAGCGAACGAACCTTCAGAGAATCTTCTCCGCGATAAGTTCGAAACACGTTTTAAAGAAGAACAACCTCTGGGCGATGTATCTGGGTTCCTTCCTGAGGCAGCTCGGCATAGGTGGCACCTTCGCGTTGATCGCCGTTTATCTGGTCGAAGAGATGAACCTGAGCCGATCCACAACGATCTTTCTTTCTTCTGCGAATCCTTTCATGCAAATACCTTCGCACTTCCTCGCAGCCTTCTTGATGCGCAGAATCGCGAGCAAGTACGTCGCGGTCCTAGGTATGTTCGCATCGGGTATCGGGGCGTTACTGTTCGTTCCGGCAGATTCCAAACTGACCGTCCTCGTGGCTTACGCGGTCTCTGGCCTCGGATTCGGCACGTTCATCAACGGTGCAACGAAGTTCGTTATAGAGAACGTACCCGTGAACAGGAGAGCGGAGTTTCTTGGCTTGTTGGCATCGGTCAGATCCTTCGGGAGCCTCTTCGGTCCCTTACTCGCTGGCTGGCTCGCGACTTTTTCGTTCAGGCTCGTGTTCATCACCATGGGCGCAGTGATGATCGCTGGATCGATCATAACTTTGAACTGCAAATGA